Part of the Gammaproteobacteria bacterium genome is shown below.
TACACCAACTACTTCAGAAAATTCTATTTTTTGGGAAGTCACCCAAGGCTTACCGATGCTGTCGCTGCCGGCAGTATTGACGCGGGCGCAACCTGGGATTTCAATCTGAAAGAGGCAATAGCCAAGCACGGTGATATTTTCAAAATTATTCACACGACGCCACCCATCCCCAATTTGAATATTTCGGCTCATCCGTCAATGCCAAGAGAGATGCAACTCAAGATTCGCCGCGCCTTGACCAAGATTGACAAGGAAGCACTGAAATTGATCATGGATACCGGGTACGTGGTGCGGCCGGACGAATTTTACGATGTCGTGCGCGATATGACCGGCGTTAGACGCAGGTAGCCCTGTATGAGGTTCGCTCAAACAGGGTTTCTCCGGTCTTACAATATCAGACTGAAAATCATGTTACCTATCGTCTTGTTTACCCTGCTATTCGGGGTAATCATCACTTACGTCATCCAGAGGGAATATGCTGATTACCTGGAATACGAGTCTGAAACAACGAGAAATTCGGTGGAACTGGCCTATAACAATATTCGCAGAAAGGTCACAAACCTCCAGGAACACATTCATATTACCAATGTCAGTCGTACCGTTCAGGATCACCTCCTGGTGGGGAACCAGTTTGAGGTTCTGAATGCAATCATAGACATCTATTCCAGATCCGGAATGGATTTACTGGGTGTGTATGACAATGATGGCTTACCGTTCGCCAAGGCACATTCGCCAGGGGAGTTCGGAATCGAAGATAGCCTCAGTGTTTGGGTGCAGTTCATTGCCCAATCCGAAAAGAATGAATTTTTTTATAACGTTATCACCGCTGACGGGTCGCAGTTAATGCTCGTCGGTAAAGCGATGACGGATCTTAACGGCCGGATCGGTGTTACGATTGCCGGCTATAATCTTAACCATGAATTTCTCGGCGAAGTATCGGCAGGTACAGGCAGTAAGCTGGCGATCAAGCAGGAAAGTTCCGCCATTTCTGATGATCGAAAATTATCCCGATATTTGATTACTACTGAATTTGCCATTCCGGAATACCCGTTGACCTTCGAGCTTCGGGAAACCCGCTCACCGGACAAGGAGAATTTTTTTGAGCGCGTATCAATAGTTTTTTCAAGCCTTATTATTCTCACATCGGCAGCGCTGTTTTTCAGTTACTCGATTTTGCGAAAGATAGAGGTAAGGATCAGGTCCTTGTCAGGCCGGGTTAACGCGATTAGTGAAGGCAATTTTGACTTCTCGCCCATTGGCCAGGCCATTAATACTGAAGATGAGCTGGGTTCGCTGGAATCCGATATTGAATCCATGCAAAAAACAATTATTGCCAGAACTAACGAGATTAACTTTGCCAACAGGGCGCTAAGCGAAGAAGTAGAGATTCGAAAGGAGGCCGAATCAAAGGCAGTCAAGGCCAGCCAGGCCAAGAGCAACTTCATGTCGAGCATGAGTCATGAACTGAGAACGCCGTTGAATGCAATCCTGGGATTCAGCCAGTTGATGCAATTGGAAGAAGAAGATGAATCCAAATTGGAAAATATTGAGCAAATCCTGATCGCCGGTAACCATTTGCTGGAGCTGGTAAACCAGGTTCTAGAAATTCAAAGAATTGAATCGGGTGACTTGACGACTGTTTGCGAAGTGTTTTCTGTTCGAAGCGTGATTGAAGAATGCGCGAAGATGATCAAGCCCGTTGCTGACCAAAACCACATAGAACTACGTATAGATTTGGACGAAGAAGTAGAGCCGGTTGTTAATGCCGACAAGCGACACCTGAAACAGATTCTGATAAACCTGCTTTCGAATTCGGTCAAGTATAACAGCGTCAACGGCAGTGTTCGCATAAAAACCGACACTATTGACGGTAAAGTCAGAATTAGTGTCAAAGATTCAGGCCGGGGTTTGACAAAGCAACAACAGGATAACCTGTTTGTTCCATTTAACCGGGCAGGTGCTGAAAACTCAATTATTCCTGGTACAGGCCTGGGGTTGAGCATCACCAAGCACCTGGCCGAATCAATGAACGGCGAAGTCGGAGTCATCAGTGAAATCAACAAGGGTTCAGAATTCTGGGTCCAATTACCGCTCGCGGTGTCGGTCAGAACAAATGAAC
Proteins encoded:
- a CDS encoding ATP-binding protein, coding for MLPIVLFTLLFGVIITYVIQREYADYLEYESETTRNSVELAYNNIRRKVTNLQEHIHITNVSRTVQDHLLVGNQFEVLNAIIDIYSRSGMDLLGVYDNDGLPFAKAHSPGEFGIEDSLSVWVQFIAQSEKNEFFYNVITADGSQLMLVGKAMTDLNGRIGVTIAGYNLNHEFLGEVSAGTGSKLAIKQESSAISDDRKLSRYLITTEFAIPEYPLTFELRETRSPDKENFFERVSIVFSSLIILTSAALFFSYSILRKIEVRIRSLSGRVNAISEGNFDFSPIGQAINTEDELGSLESDIESMQKTIIARTNEINFANRALSEEVEIRKEAESKAVKASQAKSNFMSSMSHELRTPLNAILGFSQLMQLEEEDESKLENIEQILIAGNHLLELVNQVLEIQRIESGDLTTVCEVFSVRSVIEECAKMIKPVADQNHIELRIDLDEEVEPVVNADKRHLKQILINLLSNSVKYNSVNGSVRIKTDTIDGKVRISVKDSGRGLTKQQQDNLFVPFNRAGAENSIIPGTGLGLSITKHLAESMNGEVGVISEINKGSEFWVQLPLAVSVRTNEPFTPEMKSAGGAGAA